CAACAAACAGTACTTCTGGTATAACAATTGGTCCTATGATAGTAAACTTACCCTTTGATGGTCTCAACTTCCTCGACACACTCAACTCTTACACCACCCAATCCCGCACACTCGGCTGGATAACGGAGCAATCAACGGCAGAGAAGTATACAACGCTCTTTGATAGTGCTAAGTCGCAGCTTCAGCGCAATGCAATCAGGGCAACACGAGCAACATTAGATACTGTTTTAGCAAATGCAAATAGAGATAGCAGTGGTTATTTATCAAGCGAAGCGTATGCACTAATTTATTTTAACACAGAGTACCTGTTAAATCAATTGCCATCTCCACCGCCGCAATACAACCTAAACATTAACGTTATAGGCAACGGCACTGTAACAAAATCACCAGAGCTTGCTTTGTACGATAGCGCCACAACAGTAACTTTAACCGCAAATCCATCAACAGGTTACCGCTTCAGCGGTTGGAGTGGTGATGTAAATAATCCTGATAATCCTTTAATCTTGGTCATGAACAGTAACAAAAATATAACTGCAACGTTTACTATAAAAACATACACAATCAACTCAACCGCCGGACTTAACGGAACGATAACACCTTCGGGAACGGTTATAGTCAATTATGGAAGTAACCAAACATTCACAATCACTCCCTCCCAAGGCTACCACACCGACAGCGTTTTTGTAAATGGCAATTATATCGGTGCAGTAGGGTCATATACATTTACAAATGTTACATCAAATCAAACTATACACGCAAAGTTTAAAATAAACACATACACACTAACAATCCAACCAAATCCAAACGGAGTTGTTACTAAAAACCCGGATCAGCCGGTTTACAATCACGGAGTGGCAGTCCAGCTTACATCCACACCCAATACAGGATACGAGTTTGTCGGCTGGGGCGGAGATTTGCACCAATACACCGATAACCCGATTACATTTGAGATGAATAGCAATAAAAACATTTCGGTTTATTATGAACTAGGTTCAATACAGTTACCTACATTTACAATAAATGTTACAATTGCAGGTAGTGGAACTGTAACAAAAACACCCAACCAGCCAACTTATGAGCCGGGTACAAGCGTAATACTCAATGCAAAGCCTGCCTCTGGGTTTAGATTTGTTGGTTGGAGCGGCGACGCAACGGGAACAAGCACAAAAATAACAATCTCAATGAACGGCAATAAAAATATTACAGCAACATTTGTGAGGTAATTATGAAATACTTTATGCTAACAATTATGTTGATGCTTGCAACTACAACCTGTAGTACGAGTGAAGTCAATGTATATAAAATACCTTTTGCCTCGAAAGATAACACGATTGAATTATCCGTTCAAAATATATCTGAGCTATCTTTATCAGGTATCAAGATAATCGTTATCGATGCTCCATCATGGATGAATTTTAAATCGAAGCAGAAAACAATTGAAGCGATTGCACCGAATGGTGAAAATACTGCCGAGTTTATTTTTTCTGTAGATAAATCGGCAGTTGTGAATAAAGAAGAGTCGATAACATTTGCTATCTCCTCGCCTACAGGAGAAGTCTGGACGAAACAAGTAAATATCGTAGTAACTCCGCCTGAAAGATTTGAGTTATACCAAAACTATCCGAACCCTTTTAACCCGTTAACAATTATCAATTGCCAATTGACAATTGGGTAATGTTAAAAGTTTACGATGTTTTGGGTCGTGAAGTGGCAACGCTTGTGGATGAGTTTAAAGAAGCCGGTTACCATGAGGTTGCCATTGATGGAACTAATTACTCTAGCGGGATATATTTTTACAGAATTCAATCTGGAGGTTTTATGCAATTGAAAAAAATGATGGTTGTGAGATAGGATTGGGCAATAGGTATAGAACATTCCGTCTAGTGCGAATTAAAAAAAAAGNNNNNNNNNNNNNNNNNNNNNNNCGTATAATGCACACAGAGTTTTTGGTTTTAAATATTCTAAATTCGAAATTTGTCATTCGTAAATCGAAAATTATAATAGGGCTTTAGATGAAACAAAAATTTTTACTCTCTCTCTCTCTCTCTCTGCGGGATATAGACTTTCCATAATTTTCCTAATGCTATTCTTTAGCGATTTTCTGTTTGCACAGGTGATGATAAAAGAAAAAATTGTAATAAATCCCCAACAATCATTACAGAATATTAATATCATTGGAGAAGATACAACACTCACATCACAGGTTCTTGATACAACTGGAACGATTGTTACGGTGAGATACCGAAGGTTTTGTTTTGATACACCAACAGGAGGAAAAGCATTCACGCAATCGAGCCCTTGTAACGCTTACAAGGACAGCGCGGTTTTGAATCAGCAGGGAATCGCACAATATAAATTTATTGCTTATGATAAGAATGCTCTGACCCCATACCGTATTCTTGGGTACCCTGGTTGCTTTACTTATGGCAGTGATACTCTAATTGTAACTGATAATCGGGGATTTAGAGGAGTTAGTGTTGGATACTGGCCCTTAATTGATTATCAGCCATCAGAAATATGCGTAGTTAATAATCCACAACCGCAAACTTTAGATA
Above is a genomic segment from Bacteroidota bacterium containing:
- a CDS encoding T9SS type A sorting domain-containing protein — encoded protein: MLKVYDVLGREVATLVDEFKEAGYHEVAIDGTNYSSGIYFYRIQSGGFMQLKKMMVVR